The following proteins are co-located in the Eleginops maclovinus isolate JMC-PN-2008 ecotype Puerto Natales chromosome 23, JC_Emac_rtc_rv5, whole genome shotgun sequence genome:
- the fbxw11a gene encoding F-box and WD repeat domain-containing 11-A isoform X1, protein MEPEMEDKTLELMNTSGMDSQTLVDDLSPKKTTVLKLSNGPVVSRKRPSEGNYEKEKEHCIALFDQWSEADQVEFVERLISRMCHYQHGHINSYLKPMLQRDFITALPAQGLDHIAENILSFLDARSLCSAELVCKEWQRVISEGMLWKKLIERMVRTDPLWKGLSERHQWEKYLFKNRTPEVPPNSYYHSLYPKIIQDIETIEANWRCGRHNLQRIQCRSENSKGVYCLQYDDDKIISGLRDNSIKIWDKQSLECLKILTGHTGSVLCLQYDERVIVTGSSDSTVRVWEVTTGEVLNTLIHHNEAVLHLRFANGLMVTCSKDRSIAVWDMASPTDISLRRVLVGHRAAVNVVDFDDKYIVSASGDRTIKVWSTSTCEFVRTLNGHKRGIACLQYRDRLVVSGSSDNTIRLWDIECGACLRVLEGHEELVRCIRFDNKRIVSGAYDGKIKVWDLQAALDPRAPASTLCLRTLVEHSGRVFRLQFDEFQIISSSHDDTILIWDFLNVSTNGQSEGRSPSRTYTYISR, encoded by the exons ATGGAGCCGGAGATGGAGGACAAAACGCTGGAGCTTATG AACACGTCAGGGATGGATTCACAGACTCTCGTGGACGATTTGTCGCCAAAGAAGACCACAGTtctcaag CTTAGTAATGGTCCTGTTGTGTCCCGCAAGCGTCCGTCAGAGGGGAACTACGAGAAGGAGAAGGAACACTGCATCGCCCTGTTCGACCAGTGGTCGGAGGCCGACCAGGTGGAGTTTGTCGAGCGCCTGATCTCCCGTATGTGCCACTACCAGCACGGCCACATCAACTCCTACCTCAAACCCATGCTGCAGAGGGACTTCATCACTGCGCTGCCAG CCCAAGGCTTGGATCACATAGCGGAGAACATCCTGTCTTTCCTGGATGCACGCTCGCTTTGCTCGGCAGAGTTGGTGTGTAAAGAGTGGCAGAGGGTCATCTCTGAGGGTATGCTGTGGAAGAAGCTCATTGAACGCATGGTCCGCACTGACCCGCTCTGGAAAGGCCTGTCTGAGAGACACCAGTG GGAGAAATATCTGTTCAAGAACCGCACACCAGAAGTCCCACCCAACTCCTACTATCACTCCCTTTATCCCAAAATCATCCAAGACATAGAG ACTATTGAGGCGAATTGGCGATGTGGCAGACACAACTTGCAGAGGATTCAGTGTCGCTCAGAAAACAGTAAAGGGGTTTACTGCCTCCAGTACGACGATGACAAGATCATCAGTGGCCTTAGAGACAATTCCATCAAG ATCTGGGATAAGCAGTCTCTGGAGTGTCTGAAGATACTGACAGGTCACACAGGATCAGTGTTGTGTCTGCAGTACGACGAGAGGGTCATCGTCACCGGGTCTTCTGACTCGACTGTCAG GGTGTGGGAGGTCACGACGGGTGAGGTACTGAACACACTGATCCACCACAACGAGGCAGTTCTTCACCTGCGCTTCGCCAACGGCCTGATGGTCACCTGCTCGAAAGACCGTTCAATCGCCGTCTGGGACATGGCCTCTCCTACTGACATCAGCCTTCGTCGTGTCCTTGTGGGACACCGAGCTGCTGTCAACGTGGTCGATTTTGACGACAAATACATTGTGTCCGCCTCAGGGGACCGCACCATCAAG GTATGGAGCACCAGCACCTGTGAGTTTGTGCGCACTCTAAATGGTCATAAGAGGGGCATCGCCTGTCTACAGTACAGAGATCGCCTGGTGGTCAGCGGCTCATCTGACAACACAATCCG gTTATGGGACATAGAGTGTGGGGCATGTTTGCGAGTGCTGGAAGGTCACGAGGAGCTGGTGCGTTGCATCCGCTTCGATAACAAAAGGATTGTCAGTGGCGCCTACGACGG CAAGATCAAGGTCTGGGACCTGCAGGCAGCGCTGGACCCACGAGCCCCTGCCAGCACGTTATGTCTGCGCACTCTAGTG GAGCACTCTGGCCGCGTGTTCCGCCTCCAGTTCGATGAGTTTCAGATCATCAGCAGTTCTCACGACGACACCATTCTGATCTGGGACTTCCTGAACGTCTCGACCAACGGCCAGTCAGAGGGACGGTCTCCCTCCCGTACCTACACTTACATTTCTAGATAG
- the fbxw11a gene encoding F-box and WD repeat domain-containing 11-A isoform X2 — protein MEPEMEDKTLELMNTSGMDSQTLVDDLSPKKTTVLKRPSEGNYEKEKEHCIALFDQWSEADQVEFVERLISRMCHYQHGHINSYLKPMLQRDFITALPAQGLDHIAENILSFLDARSLCSAELVCKEWQRVISEGMLWKKLIERMVRTDPLWKGLSERHQWEKYLFKNRTPEVPPNSYYHSLYPKIIQDIETIEANWRCGRHNLQRIQCRSENSKGVYCLQYDDDKIISGLRDNSIKIWDKQSLECLKILTGHTGSVLCLQYDERVIVTGSSDSTVRVWEVTTGEVLNTLIHHNEAVLHLRFANGLMVTCSKDRSIAVWDMASPTDISLRRVLVGHRAAVNVVDFDDKYIVSASGDRTIKVWSTSTCEFVRTLNGHKRGIACLQYRDRLVVSGSSDNTIRLWDIECGACLRVLEGHEELVRCIRFDNKRIVSGAYDGKIKVWDLQAALDPRAPASTLCLRTLVEHSGRVFRLQFDEFQIISSSHDDTILIWDFLNVSTNGQSEGRSPSRTYTYISR, from the exons ATGGAGCCGGAGATGGAGGACAAAACGCTGGAGCTTATG AACACGTCAGGGATGGATTCACAGACTCTCGTGGACGATTTGTCGCCAAAGAAGACCACAGTtctcaag CGTCCGTCAGAGGGGAACTACGAGAAGGAGAAGGAACACTGCATCGCCCTGTTCGACCAGTGGTCGGAGGCCGACCAGGTGGAGTTTGTCGAGCGCCTGATCTCCCGTATGTGCCACTACCAGCACGGCCACATCAACTCCTACCTCAAACCCATGCTGCAGAGGGACTTCATCACTGCGCTGCCAG CCCAAGGCTTGGATCACATAGCGGAGAACATCCTGTCTTTCCTGGATGCACGCTCGCTTTGCTCGGCAGAGTTGGTGTGTAAAGAGTGGCAGAGGGTCATCTCTGAGGGTATGCTGTGGAAGAAGCTCATTGAACGCATGGTCCGCACTGACCCGCTCTGGAAAGGCCTGTCTGAGAGACACCAGTG GGAGAAATATCTGTTCAAGAACCGCACACCAGAAGTCCCACCCAACTCCTACTATCACTCCCTTTATCCCAAAATCATCCAAGACATAGAG ACTATTGAGGCGAATTGGCGATGTGGCAGACACAACTTGCAGAGGATTCAGTGTCGCTCAGAAAACAGTAAAGGGGTTTACTGCCTCCAGTACGACGATGACAAGATCATCAGTGGCCTTAGAGACAATTCCATCAAG ATCTGGGATAAGCAGTCTCTGGAGTGTCTGAAGATACTGACAGGTCACACAGGATCAGTGTTGTGTCTGCAGTACGACGAGAGGGTCATCGTCACCGGGTCTTCTGACTCGACTGTCAG GGTGTGGGAGGTCACGACGGGTGAGGTACTGAACACACTGATCCACCACAACGAGGCAGTTCTTCACCTGCGCTTCGCCAACGGCCTGATGGTCACCTGCTCGAAAGACCGTTCAATCGCCGTCTGGGACATGGCCTCTCCTACTGACATCAGCCTTCGTCGTGTCCTTGTGGGACACCGAGCTGCTGTCAACGTGGTCGATTTTGACGACAAATACATTGTGTCCGCCTCAGGGGACCGCACCATCAAG GTATGGAGCACCAGCACCTGTGAGTTTGTGCGCACTCTAAATGGTCATAAGAGGGGCATCGCCTGTCTACAGTACAGAGATCGCCTGGTGGTCAGCGGCTCATCTGACAACACAATCCG gTTATGGGACATAGAGTGTGGGGCATGTTTGCGAGTGCTGGAAGGTCACGAGGAGCTGGTGCGTTGCATCCGCTTCGATAACAAAAGGATTGTCAGTGGCGCCTACGACGG CAAGATCAAGGTCTGGGACCTGCAGGCAGCGCTGGACCCACGAGCCCCTGCCAGCACGTTATGTCTGCGCACTCTAGTG GAGCACTCTGGCCGCGTGTTCCGCCTCCAGTTCGATGAGTTTCAGATCATCAGCAGTTCTCACGACGACACCATTCTGATCTGGGACTTCCTGAACGTCTCGACCAACGGCCAGTCAGAGGGACGGTCTCCCTCCCGTACCTACACTTACATTTCTAGATAG
- the fbxw11a gene encoding F-box and WD repeat domain-containing 11-A isoform X4, producing the protein MDSQTLVDDLSPKKTTVLKRPSEGNYEKEKEHCIALFDQWSEADQVEFVERLISRMCHYQHGHINSYLKPMLQRDFITALPAQGLDHIAENILSFLDARSLCSAELVCKEWQRVISEGMLWKKLIERMVRTDPLWKGLSERHQWEKYLFKNRTPEVPPNSYYHSLYPKIIQDIETIEANWRCGRHNLQRIQCRSENSKGVYCLQYDDDKIISGLRDNSIKIWDKQSLECLKILTGHTGSVLCLQYDERVIVTGSSDSTVRVWEVTTGEVLNTLIHHNEAVLHLRFANGLMVTCSKDRSIAVWDMASPTDISLRRVLVGHRAAVNVVDFDDKYIVSASGDRTIKVWSTSTCEFVRTLNGHKRGIACLQYRDRLVVSGSSDNTIRLWDIECGACLRVLEGHEELVRCIRFDNKRIVSGAYDGKIKVWDLQAALDPRAPASTLCLRTLVEHSGRVFRLQFDEFQIISSSHDDTILIWDFLNVSTNGQSEGRSPSRTYTYISR; encoded by the exons ATGGATTCACAGACTCTCGTGGACGATTTGTCGCCAAAGAAGACCACAGTtctcaag CGTCCGTCAGAGGGGAACTACGAGAAGGAGAAGGAACACTGCATCGCCCTGTTCGACCAGTGGTCGGAGGCCGACCAGGTGGAGTTTGTCGAGCGCCTGATCTCCCGTATGTGCCACTACCAGCACGGCCACATCAACTCCTACCTCAAACCCATGCTGCAGAGGGACTTCATCACTGCGCTGCCAG CCCAAGGCTTGGATCACATAGCGGAGAACATCCTGTCTTTCCTGGATGCACGCTCGCTTTGCTCGGCAGAGTTGGTGTGTAAAGAGTGGCAGAGGGTCATCTCTGAGGGTATGCTGTGGAAGAAGCTCATTGAACGCATGGTCCGCACTGACCCGCTCTGGAAAGGCCTGTCTGAGAGACACCAGTG GGAGAAATATCTGTTCAAGAACCGCACACCAGAAGTCCCACCCAACTCCTACTATCACTCCCTTTATCCCAAAATCATCCAAGACATAGAG ACTATTGAGGCGAATTGGCGATGTGGCAGACACAACTTGCAGAGGATTCAGTGTCGCTCAGAAAACAGTAAAGGGGTTTACTGCCTCCAGTACGACGATGACAAGATCATCAGTGGCCTTAGAGACAATTCCATCAAG ATCTGGGATAAGCAGTCTCTGGAGTGTCTGAAGATACTGACAGGTCACACAGGATCAGTGTTGTGTCTGCAGTACGACGAGAGGGTCATCGTCACCGGGTCTTCTGACTCGACTGTCAG GGTGTGGGAGGTCACGACGGGTGAGGTACTGAACACACTGATCCACCACAACGAGGCAGTTCTTCACCTGCGCTTCGCCAACGGCCTGATGGTCACCTGCTCGAAAGACCGTTCAATCGCCGTCTGGGACATGGCCTCTCCTACTGACATCAGCCTTCGTCGTGTCCTTGTGGGACACCGAGCTGCTGTCAACGTGGTCGATTTTGACGACAAATACATTGTGTCCGCCTCAGGGGACCGCACCATCAAG GTATGGAGCACCAGCACCTGTGAGTTTGTGCGCACTCTAAATGGTCATAAGAGGGGCATCGCCTGTCTACAGTACAGAGATCGCCTGGTGGTCAGCGGCTCATCTGACAACACAATCCG gTTATGGGACATAGAGTGTGGGGCATGTTTGCGAGTGCTGGAAGGTCACGAGGAGCTGGTGCGTTGCATCCGCTTCGATAACAAAAGGATTGTCAGTGGCGCCTACGACGG CAAGATCAAGGTCTGGGACCTGCAGGCAGCGCTGGACCCACGAGCCCCTGCCAGCACGTTATGTCTGCGCACTCTAGTG GAGCACTCTGGCCGCGTGTTCCGCCTCCAGTTCGATGAGTTTCAGATCATCAGCAGTTCTCACGACGACACCATTCTGATCTGGGACTTCCTGAACGTCTCGACCAACGGCCAGTCAGAGGGACGGTCTCCCTCCCGTACCTACACTTACATTTCTAGATAG
- the fbxw11a gene encoding F-box and WD repeat domain-containing 11-A isoform X3, with protein sequence MDSQTLVDDLSPKKTTVLKLSNGPVVSRKRPSEGNYEKEKEHCIALFDQWSEADQVEFVERLISRMCHYQHGHINSYLKPMLQRDFITALPAQGLDHIAENILSFLDARSLCSAELVCKEWQRVISEGMLWKKLIERMVRTDPLWKGLSERHQWEKYLFKNRTPEVPPNSYYHSLYPKIIQDIETIEANWRCGRHNLQRIQCRSENSKGVYCLQYDDDKIISGLRDNSIKIWDKQSLECLKILTGHTGSVLCLQYDERVIVTGSSDSTVRVWEVTTGEVLNTLIHHNEAVLHLRFANGLMVTCSKDRSIAVWDMASPTDISLRRVLVGHRAAVNVVDFDDKYIVSASGDRTIKVWSTSTCEFVRTLNGHKRGIACLQYRDRLVVSGSSDNTIRLWDIECGACLRVLEGHEELVRCIRFDNKRIVSGAYDGKIKVWDLQAALDPRAPASTLCLRTLVEHSGRVFRLQFDEFQIISSSHDDTILIWDFLNVSTNGQSEGRSPSRTYTYISR encoded by the exons ATGGATTCACAGACTCTCGTGGACGATTTGTCGCCAAAGAAGACCACAGTtctcaag CTTAGTAATGGTCCTGTTGTGTCCCGCAAGCGTCCGTCAGAGGGGAACTACGAGAAGGAGAAGGAACACTGCATCGCCCTGTTCGACCAGTGGTCGGAGGCCGACCAGGTGGAGTTTGTCGAGCGCCTGATCTCCCGTATGTGCCACTACCAGCACGGCCACATCAACTCCTACCTCAAACCCATGCTGCAGAGGGACTTCATCACTGCGCTGCCAG CCCAAGGCTTGGATCACATAGCGGAGAACATCCTGTCTTTCCTGGATGCACGCTCGCTTTGCTCGGCAGAGTTGGTGTGTAAAGAGTGGCAGAGGGTCATCTCTGAGGGTATGCTGTGGAAGAAGCTCATTGAACGCATGGTCCGCACTGACCCGCTCTGGAAAGGCCTGTCTGAGAGACACCAGTG GGAGAAATATCTGTTCAAGAACCGCACACCAGAAGTCCCACCCAACTCCTACTATCACTCCCTTTATCCCAAAATCATCCAAGACATAGAG ACTATTGAGGCGAATTGGCGATGTGGCAGACACAACTTGCAGAGGATTCAGTGTCGCTCAGAAAACAGTAAAGGGGTTTACTGCCTCCAGTACGACGATGACAAGATCATCAGTGGCCTTAGAGACAATTCCATCAAG ATCTGGGATAAGCAGTCTCTGGAGTGTCTGAAGATACTGACAGGTCACACAGGATCAGTGTTGTGTCTGCAGTACGACGAGAGGGTCATCGTCACCGGGTCTTCTGACTCGACTGTCAG GGTGTGGGAGGTCACGACGGGTGAGGTACTGAACACACTGATCCACCACAACGAGGCAGTTCTTCACCTGCGCTTCGCCAACGGCCTGATGGTCACCTGCTCGAAAGACCGTTCAATCGCCGTCTGGGACATGGCCTCTCCTACTGACATCAGCCTTCGTCGTGTCCTTGTGGGACACCGAGCTGCTGTCAACGTGGTCGATTTTGACGACAAATACATTGTGTCCGCCTCAGGGGACCGCACCATCAAG GTATGGAGCACCAGCACCTGTGAGTTTGTGCGCACTCTAAATGGTCATAAGAGGGGCATCGCCTGTCTACAGTACAGAGATCGCCTGGTGGTCAGCGGCTCATCTGACAACACAATCCG gTTATGGGACATAGAGTGTGGGGCATGTTTGCGAGTGCTGGAAGGTCACGAGGAGCTGGTGCGTTGCATCCGCTTCGATAACAAAAGGATTGTCAGTGGCGCCTACGACGG CAAGATCAAGGTCTGGGACCTGCAGGCAGCGCTGGACCCACGAGCCCCTGCCAGCACGTTATGTCTGCGCACTCTAGTG GAGCACTCTGGCCGCGTGTTCCGCCTCCAGTTCGATGAGTTTCAGATCATCAGCAGTTCTCACGACGACACCATTCTGATCTGGGACTTCCTGAACGTCTCGACCAACGGCCAGTCAGAGGGACGGTCTCCCTCCCGTACCTACACTTACATTTCTAGATAG